A portion of the Oculatellaceae cyanobacterium genome contains these proteins:
- the purU gene encoding formyltetrahydrofolate deformylase: MNSTATLLFSCPDQKGLVAKIANFIYANGGNIIHEDQHTDFKAGLFLTRIEWLLDGFHLPRELIAPAFAAIAQPLQATWKLVFSDTIPRIAIWVSRQDHCLLDLIWRQRAKEFTAEIPLIISNHSELKEIAEQFGIEYYHIAINKANQAEQEIKQLEILKQYNINLVVLAKYMQIISPEFIAKFPQIINIHHSFLPAFVGANPYQKAYERGVKIIGATAHYITPELDAGPIIEQDVARVSHRDDVVDLIRKGKDLERIVLARAVRLHLQNRVLLYGNRTVVFE; the protein is encoded by the coding sequence ATGAATTCCACGGCAACTTTATTATTTTCTTGTCCCGATCAAAAGGGTTTAGTAGCTAAAATTGCTAACTTTATTTATGCTAATGGTGGTAATATTATTCATGAAGATCAGCATACAGATTTTAAAGCTGGTTTATTTTTAACTAGAATTGAATGGTTGTTAGATGGATTTCATTTACCAAGAGAGTTAATAGCACCAGCATTTGCTGCGATCGCTCAACCTTTACAAGCAACCTGGAAGCTAGTATTTTCTGATACAATACCCAGAATTGCTATTTGGGTAAGTCGTCAAGATCATTGCTTATTAGATTTAATTTGGCGACAACGAGCTAAAGAATTTACTGCTGAAATTCCCTTAATTATTAGTAACCATTCTGAATTAAAAGAAATCGCCGAGCAATTTGGAATAGAATATTATCATATAGCAATTAATAAAGCAAATCAAGCAGAGCAAGAAATCAAACAACTAGAAATTTTAAAGCAATACAATATAAATTTAGTTGTACTAGCAAAATATATGCAAATTATCAGTCCCGAATTTATTGCTAAATTCCCTCAAATAATTAACATTCATCATTCATTCCTACCTGCATTTGTGGGAGCTAATCCTTATCAGAAAGCTTATGAAAGGGGGGTAAAAATTATCGGCGCTACTGCTCATTACATAACACCTGAATTAGATGCAGGGCCGATTATTGAGCAAGATGTAGCGCGAGTAAGTCATCGAGATGATGTAGTTGATCTAATCCGTAAAGGTAAAGATTTAGAGCGAATTGTCTTAGCTAGGGCAGTAAGATTACACTTACAAAATCGCGTTTTATTATATGGAAATCGCACAGTAGTTTTTGAGTAA
- a CDS encoding lipocalin-like domain-containing protein, with amino-acid sequence MIKNPLLGSWKLISLQIQMDNGKVDYPFGEDAIGYTIYTDNGYVSFHVMNANRPKYTNEYEPDPEEVVASVDTSMSYWGKYEIVADKVISYPEVSSYPNFVGTTVERFFSELTETTMSIISPDWEEDGIKARYYIIWQRI; translated from the coding sequence ATGATAAAAAATCCTCTTTTAGGTAGTTGGAAACTAATATCTTTGCAAATTCAAATGGATAATGGGAAAGTTGATTACCCGTTTGGTGAAGATGCTATTGGTTACACAATTTACACAGATAATGGCTACGTCTCATTCCATGTGATGAATGCTAACCGCCCTAAATATACTAATGAGTATGAACCAGACCCAGAAGAAGTGGTAGCGTCTGTTGATACTTCCATGAGTTATTGGGGGAAGTACGAAATTGTAGCAGATAAAGTTATTTCTTATCCTGAAGTTAGCTCATACCCAAATTTCGTGGGAACTACTGTAGAGCGCTTTTTTAGTGAACTTACAGAAACCACAATGTCAATAATTAGCCCAGATTGGGAAGAGGATGGAATAAAGGCAAGATACTACATTATTTGGCAGCGTATTTAA
- a CDS encoding S-(hydroxymethyl)glutathione dehydrogenase/class III alcohol dehydrogenase has product MKVKAAVAFAPKQPLSIEMVDLEGPKAGEVLVEIKATGVCHTDAFTLSGADPEGLFPTILGHEGAGIVVDVGAGVTSLKKGDRVIPLYTPECRQCKFCLSGKTNLCQAIRETQGRGVMPDGTSRFSLDGQMLHHYMGTSTFANYTVLPEIALAKIRDDAPFDKVCLIGCGVTTGIGAVINTANVQAGDNVVVFGLGGIGLNVIQAARMVGANMIVGVDINPDKKALAEKLGMTHFVNPKEVEGDLVPYIVNLTGGGADYAFECIGNVKVMRQALECCHKGWGTSVIIGVAGAGEEISTRPFQLVTGRVWKGSAFGGAKGRRDVPKIVDWYMQGKIVIDELITDVMPIEEINKAFDLMHEGKSLRSVITFD; this is encoded by the coding sequence ATGAAAGTTAAAGCAGCAGTTGCCTTCGCTCCCAAGCAACCATTAAGCATAGAAATGGTAGATCTAGAAGGGCCAAAAGCAGGAGAAGTATTAGTAGAAATTAAAGCAACAGGAGTTTGTCACACTGATGCTTTTACTCTTTCTGGTGCTGATCCTGAAGGACTTTTCCCCACAATTTTAGGTCATGAAGGGGCGGGTATAGTAGTTGATGTAGGTGCTGGAGTTACTAGCTTAAAAAAAGGCGATCGCGTCATTCCCTTATACACCCCAGAATGTCGCCAGTGTAAATTCTGCCTCTCCGGTAAAACCAACCTCTGCCAAGCAATTCGCGAAACTCAAGGGCGCGGTGTCATGCCAGATGGCACAAGTCGTTTCTCCCTAGATGGTCAAATGTTACACCATTACATGGGAACTTCCACCTTTGCTAATTACACCGTATTACCAGAAATTGCCCTAGCTAAAATCCGCGACGATGCCCCATTTGATAAAGTTTGTTTAATTGGTTGCGGAGTCACCACCGGAATAGGCGCTGTAATTAACACAGCCAACGTACAGGCAGGCGATAATGTAGTTGTATTCGGATTAGGTGGTATTGGATTAAACGTAATTCAAGCTGCGCGTATGGTTGGGGCGAATATGATTGTCGGCGTAGATATTAACCCCGACAAAAAAGCCTTAGCAGAAAAATTAGGGATGACACATTTTGTCAATCCCAAAGAAGTAGAGGGAGATCTTGTTCCCTATATAGTTAATCTCACTGGTGGTGGTGCAGACTACGCTTTTGAGTGTATTGGCAACGTTAAAGTTATGCGTCAAGCATTAGAATGCTGCCATAAAGGGTGGGGAACCTCTGTAATTATTGGTGTAGCAGGTGCAGGTGAAGAAATTTCCACTCGTCCTTTTCAATTAGTAACTGGGCGTGTTTGGAAAGGAAGCGCGTTTGGTGGTGCTAAAGGACGGCGAGATGTACCAAAAATTGTTGATTGGTATATGCAAGGAAAGATTGTAATTGATGAGTTAATTACTGATGTGATGCCGATTGAAGAGATTAATAAAGCATTTGATTTGATGCACGAAGGTAAATCTCTTCGGAGTGTGATTACTTTTGATTGA
- a CDS encoding ABC transporter ATP-binding protein produces the protein MDAEKFQIKQVETSDNNSSMALVANNLWKVYGDRTVVENVSFTLNPGEVLGLLGPNGAGKTTTLGMLYGGVIPSRGFVLLGSWNVLTQGRQARYQMGIVTQEDNLDTDFTVIENLIYFAHHYRLRGKPALHRAGEVLAQVGLQDYAKYKPDELSGGLKRRLVLARAIINHPKVVFLDEPTTGLDPDARQEFWKIVSQLKQKGCGVLLTTHYMDEAQRLCDRLLLLQQGQVIDQGTPKELILRRVGQEIVEIEGVDEAILQQIATETGSWCRAFGNNYLLTLPLDNPNFVWEKIVATQPINLTRRRANLEDVFLRLTGSSLNY, from the coding sequence ATGGACGCAGAGAAATTTCAGATAAAACAAGTCGAAACTAGCGATAATAATAGCTCAATGGCGCTGGTAGCTAACAATCTGTGGAAAGTATATGGCGATCGCACAGTCGTAGAAAATGTTAGTTTTACACTTAACCCTGGAGAAGTGCTTGGTCTTTTAGGGCCAAATGGTGCGGGGAAAACCACTACACTAGGAATGTTATATGGCGGAGTAATTCCTAGTCGTGGCTTTGTGCTGTTAGGATCTTGGAATGTACTTACTCAAGGTCGGCAAGCGCGTTATCAAATGGGTATTGTCACTCAAGAAGATAATTTAGATACAGATTTTACAGTTATAGAAAATTTAATTTACTTTGCTCATCACTATCGTTTACGTGGTAAACCAGCATTGCATCGCGCAGGGGAAGTCCTCGCGCAAGTGGGATTACAAGACTACGCTAAATATAAACCAGATGAACTTTCTGGCGGGTTAAAACGCAGATTAGTCTTAGCACGTGCAATTATTAATCATCCCAAAGTAGTATTTTTAGATGAACCTACCACAGGTTTAGATCCAGATGCACGACAAGAATTTTGGAAAATTGTTAGTCAATTAAAACAAAAAGGTTGTGGTGTTTTACTAACTACCCATTATATGGATGAAGCGCAGAGATTGTGCGATCGCCTCCTGCTTCTCCAGCAAGGTCAAGTAATAGATCAAGGTACTCCTAAAGAACTAATTTTGCGCCGCGTTGGTCAAGAAATTGTAGAAATTGAAGGTGTTGATGAAGCAATTCTTCAACAAATAGCTACGGAAACAGGGAGTTGGTGTCGTGCTTTTGGCAACAACTATTTATTAACTTTACCTTTAGATAATCCAAATTTTGTTTGGGAAAAAATTGTTGCTACTCAGCCAATAAATCTGACCCGCAGACGTGCTAATCTCGAAGACGTTTTCTTGCGGCTAACGGGTTCTTCCTTGAATTATTAA
- a CDS encoding ankyrin repeat domain-containing protein: protein MTTEQYRPEDADTPLMAAIIQGDIEAVQALINNGADVNQFDWKTEYFPLGMAIAKNRVDIVQLLLEAGASPNSGDISDTGLDIAVSNNQMEIFQLLLDAGADVNPGIEDNYRVIMLAALLGRLEMVQKLVAAGADVNTWSQGNTALMNAARNGHQDVYNFLYPLVNDEIKREADKYGEKELLNTIQRRQREQNQPVEDFIRAAMYGNLDDVEKAIAQGVDVNAIGSYGCTALMYAAFYGSIPVIQALLDAGADPDILSDNDEGLGEGMSALMLVAETRYTVAKLLIERGADVNLRGAGGKTALMAALNNNAVVRALIEAGADVNAKDDAGNSVLMQAVMAGYHSTVKLLKEAGASEEGLNDIALIDAAESGDIEQVKALIDSGANVNHNDGQALCSAATEGHKEIVELLIQAGADVNLGATTGSTPLANAAYEGYTEIVQLLINAGADIHARCDDGEGNNALEFAEIGLRQWWEHKGHAEIIKILTQLGAKRTEY, encoded by the coding sequence ATGACTACAGAGCAGTATAGACCTGAAGATGCAGACACTCCCCTAATGGCAGCTATTATTCAAGGAGATATTGAGGCTGTACAAGCACTGATTAATAACGGTGCAGATGTTAATCAGTTTGATTGGAAAACAGAGTATTTTCCTTTGGGAATGGCGATAGCTAAAAATAGAGTAGATATAGTGCAATTACTCTTAGAAGCGGGGGCATCACCTAATAGTGGAGATATTAGTGATACAGGACTAGACATCGCAGTGAGCAATAACCAGATGGAGATTTTTCAACTATTGCTAGATGCAGGCGCAGATGTTAACCCAGGTATAGAAGATAACTACCGAGTGATTATGTTAGCTGCTCTATTAGGTCGCTTAGAAATGGTGCAAAAACTGGTAGCAGCAGGCGCAGATGTCAATACTTGGAGTCAAGGAAACACAGCACTGATGAATGCAGCCAGAAATGGACATCAGGATGTGTATAACTTCCTCTATCCACTGGTAAATGATGAGATTAAGAGGGAAGCTGATAAATATGGCGAGAAAGAATTACTCAACACCATTCAGCGCCGACAACGAGAGCAAAACCAACCCGTAGAAGACTTTATTAGAGCCGCCATGTACGGCAACCTCGATGATGTGGAAAAAGCGATCGCTCAAGGTGTTGATGTTAATGCGATCGGTTCTTACGGTTGTACGGCATTAATGTACGCAGCTTTCTACGGTAGTATTCCGGTAATTCAAGCATTATTAGATGCAGGTGCAGACCCTGATATCTTAAGCGATAATGATGAAGGTTTAGGCGAAGGCATGAGCGCCTTAATGTTGGTTGCTGAAACGCGCTATACAGTAGCGAAACTGCTGATTGAGCGTGGTGCTGATGTTAACTTGCGAGGTGCAGGTGGAAAAACAGCACTAATGGCTGCTTTAAATAATAATGCTGTAGTTAGAGCTTTGATTGAAGCAGGAGCAGATGTTAATGCCAAAGATGATGCAGGTAACTCAGTACTAATGCAAGCAGTAATGGCAGGCTATCATAGTACAGTAAAATTGCTCAAAGAAGCAGGAGCTTCTGAGGAAGGATTAAACGATATTGCTTTGATTGATGCTGCCGAATCAGGAGATATTGAGCAGGTAAAGGCGTTGATTGATTCCGGTGCTAACGTTAATCACAACGACGGACAAGCATTATGTAGTGCTGCTACAGAGGGACATAAAGAGATTGTTGAACTACTTATCCAAGCAGGAGCAGATGTTAACTTAGGTGCAACAACTGGCTCGACACCATTAGCCAATGCTGCATATGAAGGATACACCGAAATTGTGCAACTTTTGATTAATGCAGGAGCCGATATTCATGCTCGATGCGACGATGGTGAAGGTAATAACGCCCTAGAATTCGCGGAAATCGGTTTGAGGCAATGGTGGGAGCACAAAGGTCATGCTGAAATTATCAAAATTCTCACACAATTAGGAGCTAAAAGAACGGAATACTAA
- a CDS encoding beta-ketoacyl synthase N-terminal-like domain-containing protein, translating to MNNEQEIYCSGKFYIINHRYPQMNTDGLTDFYSQSQDLIQDDAIEGIAVVGMSGRFPGAKNIDKFWHNLKNGVESISFFSDEELLASGITAEELNDPNYVKANGVVENIDLFDAAFFGFSPKEAAITDPQHRLFLECAWEALESAGYNPENYPGLISVYAGASGLSTYFLNNLYKNPSLKRTVSDYQMYIANDKDFLPTRVSYKLNLKGASINVQTACSTSLVAISMACQSLLNYQSDLALAGGVSIGLPQKTGYLYEEGMILSPDGHCRAFDAQSQGTVGGNGLGVVLLKRLEDAIADGDYIYAVIKGSAINNDGAMKVGYTAPSVDGQAEAIAQALAIAEVDPETITYIEAHGTATPLGDPIEIAALTQAFRQHTNKKSFCAIGSVKTNIGHLNTAAGVAGFIKTVLALKHKLIPPSLHFKKPNPKIDFANSPFYINNKLTEWKPPLPVNGNPDGGSGSPLRAAVSSFGIGGTNAHVILEESPIIENSSESRPAQLILLSAKTATALDTATKNLVAHFQQYPDINLADAAYTLQVGRKDFNHRRIVVCSDLEDAKTALKTLDQIFSNFQESKQRPVVFMFSGQGSQYVNMGLELYQFEPIFREQIDHCAEILKPYLKLDLRDILYPSEEQLEAATEKIKQTAIAQPAIFVIEYALAKLWIAWGISPQAMIGHSIGEYVAACLSGVFSLDEALSLVAARGQLMQQMPPGSMLAVPLSEQDLQPYLNAEVAIAVINSPTNCVVSGDKNAIAQLESQLNQQSVECRHLHTSHAFHSAMMEPILEPFTQRVRQINLQPPQIPYISNLTGNWITAAEATNPNYWAKHLRQTVRFAAGVKQFFTEPDWILLEIGAGQTLSTLTRRHPDKPEQQIVLSSVRHPQEKQSDLAFLLTTIGKLWLSGIEIDWSKYYKDEKRHRIPLPTYPFERQRYWIEPPQPLNNIHPQTLVVDQQLPNKLDLSLGNAVNYEPNSTSTQNEAESLYQRPVQNTYIAPKNDLEQKLVNIWQDFLGIQQVGIYDDYFELGGDSLLAVQLISQLRTNLKIELSTKNLIETPTIAGLATLIEKTQTNSNLVHQAPELTKLSHLVTIRGTGNKQPLFCVHPIGGNVFCYKKLAHYLGTEQPFYALQAKGLDGNQPFTQIQQMAAEYIKALQTIQPQGTYLLGGWSFGGIVAFEMAQQLQQQGQEVALLALIDSSAPKYNYQLAQFDDADLLTWFATDLGIDIGKDIATWSQHLRQLKPEEQLQYILNQAQQASILPATATIEYIRPLIQVFKSNLQALGSYVPQVYSQQIDLFTASEAFPLFATEKFTTEDSVKQQDDTLGWAELSSIPIEVHKIPGNHYTIMGEPHVNVLAAQLKSHINPVNLNKN from the coding sequence ATGAACAATGAGCAAGAAATCTATTGCTCCGGCAAGTTTTACATAATTAACCACAGATATCCACAGATGAACACAGATGGGTTAACTGATTTTTACAGCCAATCTCAGGATTTGATTCAGGATGATGCTATTGAAGGCATAGCCGTTGTTGGGATGTCTGGGAGGTTTCCAGGTGCGAAAAACATTGATAAATTTTGGCACAATCTTAAAAATGGTGTAGAGTCAATTTCGTTTTTTTCTGACGAAGAATTATTAGCTTCTGGGATTACGGCTGAAGAATTAAATGATCCTAATTATGTTAAAGCCAATGGTGTTGTAGAAAATATTGATTTATTTGATGCTGCTTTTTTCGGGTTTTCTCCTAAAGAAGCTGCAATTACAGACCCTCAACATCGTCTATTTTTAGAATGTGCTTGGGAAGCTTTAGAAAGTGCTGGATATAACCCTGAAAATTACCCAGGATTAATTAGCGTTTATGCAGGTGCTAGTGGTTTAAGTACATACTTTTTGAATAATCTTTATAAGAACCCCAGCCTAAAAAGAACAGTTAGCGATTATCAAATGTATATTGCTAACGATAAAGATTTTTTGCCTACCCGTGTATCTTATAAATTAAATCTTAAAGGAGCAAGTATTAATGTGCAAACTGCTTGCTCGACTTCATTAGTGGCTATTTCTATGGCTTGTCAAAGCTTATTAAATTATCAATCTGATCTGGCTTTGGCTGGCGGTGTTTCTATTGGTTTACCGCAGAAGACAGGATATTTATATGAGGAAGGAATGATCCTTTCTCCTGATGGACATTGTAGAGCATTTGACGCTCAATCTCAGGGTACTGTTGGGGGTAATGGTCTTGGGGTTGTTTTGCTAAAAAGATTAGAAGATGCGATCGCAGATGGTGACTATATATATGCTGTAATTAAAGGTTCTGCGATTAATAATGATGGTGCGATGAAAGTTGGATACACTGCGCCTAGTGTTGATGGTCAAGCAGAAGCGATCGCCCAAGCTTTAGCAATAGCTGAAGTAGATCCTGAAACCATTACTTATATTGAAGCACACGGAACCGCTACCCCACTTGGCGATCCGATTGAAATTGCTGCTTTAACCCAAGCTTTTCGTCAACATACTAATAAAAAAAGCTTCTGTGCTATTGGTTCAGTTAAAACTAATATTGGACATCTAAACACCGCCGCCGGAGTTGCAGGGTTTATTAAAACAGTTCTCGCACTTAAACATAAATTAATTCCCCCTAGCTTACATTTTAAAAAACCTAACCCGAAAATTGATTTCGCCAACAGTCCTTTTTATATAAACAACAAACTAACCGAATGGAAACCCCCCCTCCCCGTTAACGGAAACCCTGATGGGGGGTCGGGTTCTCCCCTTCGCGCAGCAGTTAGTTCTTTTGGTATTGGTGGTACTAACGCCCACGTTATCTTAGAAGAATCTCCAATTATTGAAAACTCTTCAGAATCTCGCCCAGCACAACTAATATTACTCTCTGCTAAAACTGCAACTGCACTCGATACCGCTACTAAAAATTTAGTTGCACACTTCCAGCAATATCCTGATATTAACTTGGCAGATGCCGCTTACACATTACAAGTGGGTCGCAAAGATTTTAACCATCGGCGGATAGTTGTTTGCAGTGACTTAGAAGACGCTAAAACTGCTTTAAAAACACTTGACCAGATTTTTAGTAACTTCCAAGAGTCAAAGCAGCGTCCTGTCGTATTTATGTTTTCAGGACAGGGTTCGCAATATGTAAATATGGGCTTAGAACTGTATCAGTTTGAGCCCATATTTAGAGAACAAATTGATCATTGTGCAGAAATACTTAAGCCTTACTTAAAACTTGACTTGCGTGATATTTTATATCCTAGTGAAGAACAACTAGAAGCAGCTACAGAGAAAATTAAGCAAACTGCGATCGCACAACCAGCTATCTTTGTAATTGAATACGCCTTAGCTAAATTATGGATCGCATGGGGTATTTCTCCCCAAGCGATGATTGGGCATAGTATTGGTGAATATGTCGCCGCGTGTCTGTCGGGAGTTTTTTCCTTAGACGAAGCATTATCATTAGTAGCAGCGCGGGGACAATTGATGCAGCAAATGCCACCAGGGTCTATGCTTGCTGTACCATTGTCTGAACAAGACTTGCAACCATATCTTAATGCAGAAGTTGCGATCGCTGTCATTAACTCACCAACTAATTGTGTGGTATCTGGGGACAAAAATGCGATCGCGCAACTAGAATCACAATTAAATCAACAAAGTGTAGAATGTCGCCATCTCCATACCTCCCACGCCTTCCATTCAGCGATGATGGAACCAATATTAGAACCCTTTACACAGCGCGTAAGACAAATTAATCTTCAACCACCACAAATTCCCTATATTTCTAACTTAACTGGTAATTGGATAACAGCCGCAGAAGCAACCAATCCTAATTATTGGGCGAAACACTTACGCCAAACAGTACGTTTTGCAGCAGGAGTAAAACAATTTTTTACAGAACCGGATTGGATCTTATTAGAAATTGGCGCAGGACAAACATTAAGCACATTAACTAGAAGACATCCAGACAAACCTGAACAGCAAATTGTACTTTCTTCCGTCCGTCATCCCCAAGAAAAACAATCTGATCTAGCATTCTTATTAACTACAATCGGCAAACTTTGGTTATCAGGTATAGAGATAGATTGGTCTAAATACTATAAAGATGAAAAACGTCATCGCATACCATTACCTACATATCCCTTTGAACGTCAACGTTATTGGATAGAACCACCACAACCATTAAATAATATTCATCCTCAAACCTTAGTAGTAGATCAACAATTACCAAACAAATTAGATTTATCTCTAGGTAATGCAGTTAACTACGAGCCAAATTCCACATCTACTCAAAATGAAGCAGAGTCATTATATCAAAGACCTGTGCAAAATACATATATTGCCCCTAAAAATGATTTAGAGCAAAAACTTGTTAATATTTGGCAAGATTTTTTAGGAATTCAACAAGTAGGCATTTATGATGATTACTTTGAGCTAGGAGGTGACTCTTTATTAGCTGTGCAATTAATTTCACAATTACGTACAAATTTGAAAATAGAGCTATCAACAAAAAATTTAATCGAAACCCCAACAATTGCAGGATTAGCCACTTTAATTGAAAAAACTCAAACCAACTCTAATTTAGTTCATCAAGCACCAGAATTAACTAAATTATCCCACTTAGTAACAATTAGAGGTACTGGGAACAAACAACCTTTATTCTGTGTTCATCCAATTGGCGGCAATGTTTTTTGCTATAAAAAACTAGCACATTATTTAGGAACAGAACAACCATTTTATGCTTTACAAGCAAAAGGTTTAGATGGTAATCAACCGTTTACACAAATCCAACAAATGGCGGCTGAATACATTAAAGCTTTGCAAACTATTCAACCACAAGGGACATATTTACTAGGTGGTTGGTCTTTTGGCGGGATAGTAGCTTTTGAAATGGCGCAGCAGCTACAACAACAAGGACAAGAAGTCGCACTATTAGCATTAATAGATAGTAGCGCCCCCAAATATAATTATCAGCTTGCACAATTCGATGATGCTGATTTATTAACTTGGTTTGCTACCGATTTAGGAATAGATATCGGCAAAGATATTGCTACATGGAGTCAGCATCTACGCCAACTTAAACCAGAAGAACAGTTACAATATATTCTCAATCAAGCACAGCAAGCTAGTATTTTACCTGCAACTGCTACTATTGAATACATTCGCCCACTAATTCAGGTTTTCAAATCTAACTTGCAAGCCTTGGGTAGTTATGTACCGCAAGTTTATTCCCAACAAATTGATTTGTTTACTGCTAGTGAAGCATTCCCACTGTTCGCAACAGAAAAATTCACTACTGAGGATTCTGTAAAACAGCAAGATGATACATTAGGTTGGGCTGAATTATCTTCTATTCCTATAGAAGTACATAAGATTCCAGGGAATCATTACACTATTATGGGTGAACCCCATGTTAATGTATTAGCTGCACAATTAAAATCTCACATAAACCCAGTAAATTTAAATAAAAATTAA
- a CDS encoding ABC transporter permease → MNHNLSITPWGVYSVWRRHFKVYQNTWLVNFLPPMLEPLIYLTAFGLGLTPLVGAAIYADKNVSYIQFIAPGMIAIAVLSQSYFEGAYGSFIRLKFQKIWQALLTAPLTFTEVFLGDLLWCATRGLISGVITGVVAVSFGLYSVSNLLLCLPLLILGSILFASLGVLTAGLVRSVDEMNVPFFVFVVPMYNICGTFFPREVLPPILRNIARVLPLSPLVDLLRWPLEYPKYWLLELVWMIVLLIASIVIAWKRIYPQLFR, encoded by the coding sequence ATGAACCACAATTTATCAATTACACCTTGGGGAGTATATTCAGTTTGGCGACGACATTTCAAAGTTTACCAAAATACTTGGCTGGTAAACTTTTTACCCCCAATGTTAGAGCCGTTAATTTATCTTACTGCCTTTGGGCTTGGTTTAACACCGTTAGTAGGAGCAGCAATTTATGCAGATAAAAATGTCAGCTATATCCAATTTATTGCACCTGGAATGATTGCCATCGCTGTCCTATCTCAATCATATTTTGAAGGCGCTTATGGCAGTTTTATTCGTCTAAAATTTCAAAAAATTTGGCAAGCACTTTTGACAGCGCCATTAACTTTTACAGAAGTGTTTTTAGGCGATTTATTGTGGTGTGCAACGCGAGGATTGATTTCGGGTGTAATTACAGGAGTTGTTGCTGTAAGTTTTGGACTTTATTCTGTTTCTAATCTACTTCTATGTTTACCTTTACTTATTTTAGGTAGTATTCTATTTGCATCATTGGGAGTTTTAACAGCAGGACTTGTCCGTAGTGTTGATGAAATGAATGTACCTTTTTTTGTATTTGTTGTCCCAATGTACAATATCTGCGGTACATTTTTTCCCCGTGAAGTTTTACCGCCAATTTTAAGAAATATAGCTAGAGTATTACCTTTATCTCCCTTAGTTGATTTATTACGTTGGCCACTAGAGTATCCTAAATACTGGCTATTAGAATTAGTGTGGATGATAGTGTTACTAATTGCTTCTATTGTGATAGCGTGGAAAAGAATATATCCGCAGTTATTTCGCTAA